One Fibrobacter sp. UWB2 DNA window includes the following coding sequences:
- a CDS encoding toxin-antitoxin system YwqK family antitoxin — MEKRFFTIFAAFVMFGTAITASAAPKSVAMALDTVRTTYDDGRISRIYTVKKGTDVREGVALSYHPNGKLAVEAPYRDGKLDGVLRSYDENGKLRETVGYLDGEEEGFSIVYFENGRRKSRETYRRGVLNGVSETWDENGKLRRQIPYENGQVHGVYKSFDEMGVIEEDMNFVRGIRNGTYHRYAFGKVVFEAEFKDNRCVKNCNF; from the coding sequence ATGGAAAAGCGTTTTTTTACAATTTTTGCGGCTTTCGTGATGTTTGGCACGGCAATCACGGCCTCTGCGGCGCCTAAGTCCGTGGCTATGGCTTTGGATACTGTTCGCACGACGTATGATGATGGCCGAATCTCTCGAATTTACACGGTCAAAAAGGGGACCGACGTGCGCGAGGGGGTGGCGCTTTCGTACCATCCGAACGGAAAATTGGCGGTAGAGGCCCCGTATAGGGATGGCAAGTTAGATGGTGTTTTACGTTCGTACGACGAAAATGGAAAGTTGCGCGAAACTGTAGGCTACCTGGACGGCGAAGAAGAGGGCTTTAGCATTGTCTATTTCGAAAATGGCCGAAGAAAAAGCCGCGAGACGTATCGTCGCGGCGTTCTGAATGGTGTTTCGGAAACTTGGGACGAAAATGGTAAGCTCCGTCGCCAGATTCCTTACGAAAACGGGCAGGTTCACGGCGTCTATAAATCGTTTGACGAAATGGGCGTCATCGAAGAGGACATGAATTTTGTTCGAGGCATCCGCAATGGCACTTACCACCGCTATGCTTTTGGCAAAGTCGTTTTCGAAGCCGAATTTAAAGACAACCGCTGCGTCAAAAATTGCAATTTTTAG
- a CDS encoding radical SAM protein has protein sequence MFSRESRSPCVTKSSTLYWPMFLSYAAGVCEADGNEIQLIDSPAMELDLAQTLEGIKKFGPELVICSTSTPSILNDLKVVHAIKQEMPNVKVAIMGTHATAEPLESMEMEPSLDYVVIGEADYTCRNLVRALRGDGAPVGQFAGLAYRTAEGKVDFQPEGPKIENLNEIPWVSKVYRKHLYSCYKKYFYGANLNPLIVILSGRGCPNHCSYCVIPQTLNGHKFRRRDPKDVVDELQYIKENFEDLGEVFFEDDTFTASHEHVRQICNLILERGLKITWSCNARADVPLDLLKLMKKAGGREMCVGFESASPEVLEKIHKGVKNTDKAIEFTKNARKAGLLVHGCFMVGNPGDTPETLRMTLDYAKKLNPNTAQFYPIMAYPGTEAYKEALASGALKSKDYSQWLDKDGFHRTTIQRGELTSQALVDFCDKARREFYLRPSYIIRQGIMAIKNPRERYRVLRGFGTLVKHLFRKHGELAPVARQAPTNKQ, from the coding sequence ATGTTCAGTCGGGAATCTAGATCCCCGTGTGTTACGAAGTCCAGTACACTTTACTGGCCCATGTTTTTGAGCTATGCTGCCGGCGTTTGCGAAGCCGACGGTAACGAAATCCAGCTGATTGACAGCCCCGCCATGGAACTTGACCTCGCGCAGACGCTCGAAGGCATCAAGAAGTTCGGCCCGGAACTCGTTATTTGCAGCACTAGCACCCCGAGTATTTTGAATGACCTCAAGGTTGTCCACGCCATCAAGCAGGAAATGCCAAACGTGAAGGTGGCCATCATGGGTACGCACGCGACCGCCGAGCCGCTCGAATCCATGGAAATGGAACCGTCTTTGGACTACGTGGTGATTGGCGAAGCCGACTACACCTGTAGGAACCTCGTCCGCGCCCTCCGTGGCGATGGCGCTCCCGTTGGTCAGTTTGCAGGTCTTGCCTACCGCACCGCCGAAGGCAAGGTGGACTTCCAGCCCGAAGGTCCGAAGATTGAAAATCTGAACGAAATCCCGTGGGTCTCGAAGGTCTACCGCAAGCACCTTTACAGCTGCTACAAGAAGTATTTCTACGGCGCAAACCTGAACCCGCTTATCGTGATTCTCAGTGGTCGTGGTTGCCCGAACCACTGCAGCTACTGCGTGATTCCGCAGACGCTCAACGGTCACAAGTTCCGCCGCCGCGATCCGAAGGATGTTGTCGACGAACTCCAGTACATCAAGGAAAACTTCGAAGACTTAGGCGAAGTTTTCTTTGAAGACGATACGTTTACGGCAAGCCACGAACACGTGCGCCAAATTTGCAACTTGATTCTTGAACGTGGTCTCAAGATTACTTGGAGCTGCAACGCCCGCGCCGATGTGCCGCTCGACTTGCTCAAGCTCATGAAGAAGGCCGGTGGCCGCGAAATGTGCGTGGGCTTCGAAAGCGCCTCCCCCGAGGTTCTCGAAAAGATCCACAAGGGCGTGAAGAACACCGATAAGGCTATTGAATTTACGAAGAATGCCCGCAAGGCAGGACTCCTCGTTCACGGTTGCTTCATGGTCGGTAACCCGGGCGACACGCCGGAAACGCTCCGCATGACGCTCGACTACGCCAAGAAGCTGAACCCGAACACAGCCCAGTTCTACCCCATCATGGCATACCCTGGCACCGAAGCTTACAAGGAAGCTCTCGCCAGTGGCGCTTTGAAGTCGAAAGATTACAGCCAGTGGCTCGACAAAGACGGTTTCCACCGCACTACGATCCAGCGTGGCGAACTCACGAGCCAGGCTCTCGTTGACTTCTGCGACAAGGCCCGCCGTGAATTCTACTTGCGTCCGAGCTACATCATTCGTCAGGGCATCATGGCCATCAAGAACCCGCGTGAACGTTACCGCGTTCTCCGTGGATTTGGCACGCTCGTGAAGCACCTGTTTAGGAAGCATGGTGAACTCGCCCCGGTCGCAAGACAGGCTCCGACTAATAAGCAGTAG
- a CDS encoding site-specific integrase, whose amino-acid sequence MRFLDCALDYLKKDADELAPLTVRTYYWNLKKIALFEPELECDAVTSETVRNYKRYLETLHNKEATVVKALSVFRIFCNKMKADGVIHGDPFENVKVGRAYSRRGFLTLRELKHLYLSYMESHVALTRAEDDVMRVFLFSCFTGLRYGDLRTLDASEIFDWKIRKQMHKTGEAVYIPIPVQARLLLPNPLTSGRVFHVVDNSTFNRTLRKAAKKLGHYKHVHCHLARHTFATTCITIGIPLPATSKLLGHRNLDTTLIYAKYVDTFLDKEMKKFDRLR is encoded by the coding sequence ATGCGTTTTTTGGACTGTGCGCTAGACTATTTAAAGAAGGATGCCGATGAACTCGCACCTTTGACGGTACGCACGTATTACTGGAATTTGAAGAAAATTGCGCTTTTTGAACCGGAGCTCGAATGCGATGCTGTGACTTCTGAGACAGTGCGGAATTACAAGCGCTACTTGGAAACGCTCCACAATAAAGAAGCGACTGTGGTCAAGGCGCTTTCGGTGTTCCGTATTTTTTGCAACAAGATGAAGGCGGACGGAGTGATTCATGGCGACCCGTTTGAAAACGTGAAGGTGGGGCGTGCCTATTCGCGTCGTGGATTTTTGACGTTGCGTGAGCTGAAACATCTTTATTTGAGTTACATGGAGTCGCATGTCGCTTTGACACGGGCAGAAGATGACGTGATGCGCGTGTTCCTGTTCAGCTGTTTTACGGGGCTCCGTTACGGGGACTTGCGTACGCTTGATGCTTCGGAAATCTTCGACTGGAAAATCCGTAAGCAAATGCATAAGACGGGCGAGGCTGTGTACATCCCGATTCCTGTGCAGGCGCGGCTGTTGCTCCCGAACCCGCTAACGTCTGGGCGTGTGTTTCATGTGGTGGACAATTCGACATTCAATCGCACGCTCCGCAAGGCCGCTAAAAAGCTAGGGCATTACAAGCATGTCCATTGCCACCTGGCACGGCATACTTTTGCAACAACGTGCATCACGATTGGAATCCCGTTACCTGCAACAAGCAAACTTCTCGGCCACCGCAACTTGGATACGACGCTTATTTACGCCAAGTACGTCGACACGTTTTTGGACAAAGAAATGAAAAAGTTTGACCGACTGAGGTAG
- a CDS encoding GGDEF domain-containing protein produces MNDIIQAVNICIDLFSLSILFLILVLLWVGHWRNDRLQYNFTGMIIAYHGVIITYAIIHFCDGELSAPVYTIVDLVSFVSSALCIYYFSQYVFAFLENRKCELRKITRYTIYALCVLDFLLNVGVDISTGDITRDWTSNETIVSWLATGVWGILMTGIIIYYRKQFGLRTFTFFIIYFILPFIAGSAAPFVEGIRVDIVSVVFVIVCLFVGVQVSENTSHKMFEKLSFNDAMTGLFNRNYLVMHPDDVKRKLPCSYVMFDLNHLKEINDNYGHSKGDEYIRNFAEILKKILPENAEAIRTGGDEFLVIIPKFNRAKCEAFLSRFIEESKQTQVQGITESAAYGFAVRTTGLQSEEEVIAAADRQMYLQKKASREGR; encoded by the coding sequence ATGAACGATATTATCCAGGCGGTAAACATCTGTATCGACTTGTTCAGCCTTTCCATATTGTTCCTCATTTTGGTTCTCCTCTGGGTCGGGCATTGGCGTAACGACAGGCTTCAGTACAACTTTACAGGCATGATAATCGCCTACCACGGCGTGATTATCACGTACGCCATCATCCACTTTTGCGACGGTGAACTTTCGGCCCCAGTTTATACCATTGTCGATTTAGTCAGCTTTGTTTCAAGCGCGCTGTGCATATACTACTTTTCGCAGTACGTATTTGCATTCCTCGAAAACAGGAAATGCGAACTACGTAAAATCACGCGCTATACCATTTATGCACTTTGCGTTCTCGACTTTTTGCTGAACGTCGGCGTAGACATCTCTACAGGCGACATTACCCGCGACTGGACTTCAAACGAGACAATCGTTTCTTGGCTTGCCACAGGCGTTTGGGGCATTCTCATGACGGGAATCATCATTTATTACCGCAAGCAGTTTGGACTACGGACTTTTACCTTCTTTATCATCTACTTTATTCTGCCCTTTATTGCAGGCTCGGCAGCTCCGTTTGTCGAAGGGATCCGCGTGGATATCGTCAGCGTGGTCTTCGTAATTGTCTGCCTTTTTGTCGGTGTTCAGGTCAGCGAAAACACATCGCATAAAATGTTCGAAAAACTGAGTTTCAACGACGCCATGACGGGACTTTTCAACAGAAACTACCTTGTGATGCACCCCGACGATGTGAAGCGCAAGCTCCCATGCAGTTACGTGATGTTTGACCTAAACCACCTCAAGGAAATTAACGACAACTACGGACACAGCAAGGGTGATGAATACATACGAAACTTTGCCGAGATTCTAAAGAAGATTCTCCCCGAAAACGCCGAAGCCATCCGCACCGGAGGCGATGAATTTTTGGTGATTATTCCCAAATTCAACCGCGCAAAATGTGAAGCGTTTTTAAGCCGTTTCATTGAGGAATCCAAACAAACTCAAGTTCAGGGAATTACGGAAAGCGCCGCCTACGGCTTTGCGGT